A window of Rhododendron vialii isolate Sample 1 chromosome 13a, ASM3025357v1 contains these coding sequences:
- the LOC131314520 gene encoding pentatricopeptide repeat-containing protein At4g02750-like isoform X2 → MIPRLKSIGESGRRSQVFNQNVKITQLGKCGRIEEATRIFNQMPHRNTVTYNSMISVYAKNGRISDARNLFDKMPRKNLVSWNTMIAGYLHGDKVDKARELFDKMTQRDDFTWTLMITCYTRKGDVEKARVLFDLLPEKKKNRACWNAMIAGYAKKGCFGDARKLFDEMEDKSIVSRNSMLAGYTHNGEMSLGLRFFEEMDERDVVSWNLMVDGFVNAGDLDSAWKFFQRTPDPNIVSKVTMLCGFSRNGQITEARRLFDEMEDKNVVSWNAMIAAYVQQCQINEAIWLFTQMPEKNAVSWTTIINGYVRVGKLHEAEQVLNKMPCKNVGAQTAMISGYIQNRRMDEARRIFEKIGAPDVVCWNTMIAGYAHCGRVDEALNLLKRMPQKNIASWNNMIFGYAQTGQMDKAVAVFEEMGEKNLVSWNTLISGFTQNGLFTNALTTFLLMVQDGKKPDQSTFVSGLCSCANLAALEIGNQLHQTVVKSGYANDLFVNNALISMYAKCGRILSADYVFKYIDNVDVISWNSLISGYASNGNVEKTVKIFQEMTVKGVKPDEVTFIGVLSACSHSGLVDDGLNLFRSMTEEHLIEPVAEHYACMVCLLGRAGRLEEAFQMVREMKIEPTAGRWDEVESTRILMTDRGAEKQPGWSWI, encoded by the exons ATGATACCAAGGCTGAAATCAATTGGTGAAAGTGGAAGAAGAAGCcaagttttcaaccaaaatgtGAAGATAACCCAGTTGGGAAAATGCGGTCGGATCGAAGAAGCCACCAGAATATTCAACCAAATGCCCCACCGCAACACTGTCACCTATAACTCCATGATATCTGTTTATGCCAAGAACGGCAGAATCAGCGATGCACGGAACCTGTTCGATAAAATGCCGCGCAAGAACTTGGTTTCCTGGAACACAATGATTGCTGGGTACTTGCACGGTGACAAAGTTGACAAAGCCCGTgaactgtttgataaaatgaCCCAGAGGGATGATTTCACGTGGACTTTGATGATAACTTGTTACACACGTAAGGGAGATGTCGAAAAGGCTAGAGTGTTGTTCGATTTGCTtccggagaagaagaagaaccggGCTTGTTGGAATGCGATGATTGCTGGTTACGCGAAGAAAGGATgttttggtgatgctaggaaACTTTTTGATGAAATGGAGGATAAAAGTATAGTGTCACGGAATTCAATGCTAGCCGGGTATACCCATAATGGAGAGATGTCTCTGGGTTTGAGATTTTTCGAGGAAATGGATGAAAGGGATGTGGTTTCGTGGAACTTGATGGTGGATGGGTTTGTGAATGCGGGTGATTTGGATTCGGCTTGGAAATTTTTTCAGAGAACTCCTGACCCAAACATTGTCTCTAAAGTCACAATGTTATGTGGATTTTCAAGGAATGGTCAAATCACGGAGGCTAGGAGACTCTTTGATGAGATGGAGGATAAAAATGTGGTTTCTTGGAATGCAATGATAGCTGCTTATGTGCAACAATGCCAAATTAACGAGGCTATATGGCTATTCACACAAATGCCTGAGAAAAATGCCGTATCGTGGACTACCATCATTAATGGATATGTTCGAGTTGGTAAGCTCCATGAAGCGGAGCAAGTGTTAAATAAAATGCCATGTAAGAACGTGGGAGCCCAAACTGCAATGATCTCTGGCTATATACAGAATAGAAGGATGGATGAGGCTCGTCGGATTTTTGAAAAGATAGGCGCCCCAGATgttgtttgttggaatactaTGATTGCTGGATATGCTCATTGCGGGAGAGTAGATGAAGCTTTAAACCTATTAAAACGGATGCCGCAAAAGAACATAGCTTCATGGAATAATATGATATTTGGTTATGCTCAAACAGGCCAAATGGACAAAGCAGTTGCGGTTTTTGAAGAGATGGGGGAGAAGAATTTAGTTTCTTGGAATACCCTAATTTCAGGTTTTACACAAAATGGCTTATTCACAAATGCACTCACGACTTTTTTGTTGATGGTACAGGATGGTAAAAAACCTGATCAATCCACTTTTGTTTCTGGACTATGTTCTTGTGCAAATCTTGCAGCTCTTGAAATTGGAAACCAACTTCACCAAACTGTTGTGAAAAGCGGTTATGCGAATGACCTCTTTGTCAATAATGCCTTAATCTCTATGTATGCGAAATGCGGAAGGATCTTGAGCGCCGACTATGTTTTCAAGTATATTGACAATGTCGATGTTATATCGTGGAATTCCTTGATTTCTGGGTATGCTTCAAACGGAAATGTGGAAAAGACGGTTAAAATATTCCAGGAAATGACAGTCAAAGGGGTTAAACCTGATGAGGTTACTTTTATTGGGGTACTATCAGCATGTAGTCATTCTGGATTAGTAGATGACGGTTTGAATTTGTTCAGGTCAATGACTGAAGAGCACTTGATTGAACCTGTGGCTGAACACTATGCTTGCATGGTTTGCTTGCTTGGGCGGGCAGGGAGATTGGAAGAAGCCTTTCAGATGGTAAGGGAAATGAAGATCGAGCCCACTGCAG GGAGATGGGATGAGGTTGAAAGCACAAGGATATTGATGACAGATAGAGGAGCAGAGAAGCAACCAGGATGGAGCTGGATCTGA
- the LOC131314520 gene encoding pentatricopeptide repeat-containing protein At4g02750-like isoform X1 yields the protein MIPRLKSIGESGRRSQVFNQNVKITQLGKCGRIEEATRIFNQMPHRNTVTYNSMISVYAKNGRISDARNLFDKMPRKNLVSWNTMIAGYLHGDKVDKARELFDKMTQRDDFTWTLMITCYTRKGDVEKARVLFDLLPEKKKNRACWNAMIAGYAKKGCFGDARKLFDEMEDKSIVSRNSMLAGYTHNGEMSLGLRFFEEMDERDVVSWNLMVDGFVNAGDLDSAWKFFQRTPDPNIVSKVTMLCGFSRNGQITEARRLFDEMEDKNVVSWNAMIAAYVQQCQINEAIWLFTQMPEKNAVSWTTIINGYVRVGKLHEAEQVLNKMPCKNVGAQTAMISGYIQNRRMDEARRIFEKIGAPDVVCWNTMIAGYAHCGRVDEALNLLKRMPQKNIASWNNMIFGYAQTGQMDKAVAVFEEMGEKNLVSWNTLISGFTQNGLFTNALTTFLLMVQDGKKPDQSTFVSGLCSCANLAALEIGNQLHQTVVKSGYANDLFVNNALISMYAKCGRILSADYVFKYIDNVDVISWNSLISGYASNGNVEKTVKIFQEMTVKGVKPDEVTFIGVLSACSHSGLVDDGLNLFRSMTEEHLIEPVAEHYACMVCLLGRAGRLEEAFQMVREMKIEPTAGVWGALLYACRVYGNLEIGRVAAEKLSKLEPHKSSNFVLLSNLNAEAGRWDEVESTRILMTDRGAEKQPGWSWI from the coding sequence ATGATACCAAGGCTGAAATCAATTGGTGAAAGTGGAAGAAGAAGCcaagttttcaaccaaaatgtGAAGATAACCCAGTTGGGAAAATGCGGTCGGATCGAAGAAGCCACCAGAATATTCAACCAAATGCCCCACCGCAACACTGTCACCTATAACTCCATGATATCTGTTTATGCCAAGAACGGCAGAATCAGCGATGCACGGAACCTGTTCGATAAAATGCCGCGCAAGAACTTGGTTTCCTGGAACACAATGATTGCTGGGTACTTGCACGGTGACAAAGTTGACAAAGCCCGTgaactgtttgataaaatgaCCCAGAGGGATGATTTCACGTGGACTTTGATGATAACTTGTTACACACGTAAGGGAGATGTCGAAAAGGCTAGAGTGTTGTTCGATTTGCTtccggagaagaagaagaaccggGCTTGTTGGAATGCGATGATTGCTGGTTACGCGAAGAAAGGATgttttggtgatgctaggaaACTTTTTGATGAAATGGAGGATAAAAGTATAGTGTCACGGAATTCAATGCTAGCCGGGTATACCCATAATGGAGAGATGTCTCTGGGTTTGAGATTTTTCGAGGAAATGGATGAAAGGGATGTGGTTTCGTGGAACTTGATGGTGGATGGGTTTGTGAATGCGGGTGATTTGGATTCGGCTTGGAAATTTTTTCAGAGAACTCCTGACCCAAACATTGTCTCTAAAGTCACAATGTTATGTGGATTTTCAAGGAATGGTCAAATCACGGAGGCTAGGAGACTCTTTGATGAGATGGAGGATAAAAATGTGGTTTCTTGGAATGCAATGATAGCTGCTTATGTGCAACAATGCCAAATTAACGAGGCTATATGGCTATTCACACAAATGCCTGAGAAAAATGCCGTATCGTGGACTACCATCATTAATGGATATGTTCGAGTTGGTAAGCTCCATGAAGCGGAGCAAGTGTTAAATAAAATGCCATGTAAGAACGTGGGAGCCCAAACTGCAATGATCTCTGGCTATATACAGAATAGAAGGATGGATGAGGCTCGTCGGATTTTTGAAAAGATAGGCGCCCCAGATgttgtttgttggaatactaTGATTGCTGGATATGCTCATTGCGGGAGAGTAGATGAAGCTTTAAACCTATTAAAACGGATGCCGCAAAAGAACATAGCTTCATGGAATAATATGATATTTGGTTATGCTCAAACAGGCCAAATGGACAAAGCAGTTGCGGTTTTTGAAGAGATGGGGGAGAAGAATTTAGTTTCTTGGAATACCCTAATTTCAGGTTTTACACAAAATGGCTTATTCACAAATGCACTCACGACTTTTTTGTTGATGGTACAGGATGGTAAAAAACCTGATCAATCCACTTTTGTTTCTGGACTATGTTCTTGTGCAAATCTTGCAGCTCTTGAAATTGGAAACCAACTTCACCAAACTGTTGTGAAAAGCGGTTATGCGAATGACCTCTTTGTCAATAATGCCTTAATCTCTATGTATGCGAAATGCGGAAGGATCTTGAGCGCCGACTATGTTTTCAAGTATATTGACAATGTCGATGTTATATCGTGGAATTCCTTGATTTCTGGGTATGCTTCAAACGGAAATGTGGAAAAGACGGTTAAAATATTCCAGGAAATGACAGTCAAAGGGGTTAAACCTGATGAGGTTACTTTTATTGGGGTACTATCAGCATGTAGTCATTCTGGATTAGTAGATGACGGTTTGAATTTGTTCAGGTCAATGACTGAAGAGCACTTGATTGAACCTGTGGCTGAACACTATGCTTGCATGGTTTGCTTGCTTGGGCGGGCAGGGAGATTGGAAGAAGCCTTTCAGATGGTAAGGGAAATGAAGATCGAGCCCACTGCAGGTGTATGGGGGGCTTTACTTTATGCTTGTCGTGTATATGGAAATTTAGAGATTGGGCGTGTTGCAGCTGAGAAGCTTTCCAAACTCGAACCTCATAAATCTTCAAATTTTGTGCTCTTATCAAACTTGAATGCTGAGGCAGGGAGATGGGATGAGGTTGAAAGCACAAGGATATTGATGACAGATAGAGGAGCAGAGAAGCAACCAGGATGGAGCTGGATCTGA